Proteins encoded in a region of the Mercenaria mercenaria strain notata chromosome 1, MADL_Memer_1, whole genome shotgun sequence genome:
- the LOC123535407 gene encoding protein phosphatase 1 regulatory subunit 27-like: MSRRASLFAKQNPEVKKQKGVRFPDELVFLDNIKENDIHALDHMLRRASLQVDISGINDAGLTPLHQAVLDGNDSAVRLLVAHGADINKQDDDSWTPLHAACAEGYADIVAFLLEKGADKTILTEEGERPLDLVEPSDLETIRVMLGNVQPCDNDQSDDDTLEQDGVTTSVSG; the protein is encoded by the exons ATGAGCAGGAGAGCAAGTTTATTCGCTAAACAGAATCCGGAAGTAAAAAAGCAGAAGGGTGTACGGTTTCCAGATGAGTTGGTGTTTTTGGACAATATAAAGGAAAACGATATACATGCACTAGATCACATGTTGAGAAGAGCCAGTTTACAAGTAGACATTAGTGGGATTAATGATGCTG gTTTAACGCCTTTACATCAAGCGGTACTAGATGGCAATGACAGTGCTGTAAGACTTCTAGTTGCACATGGTGCAGATATCAACAAACAAGACGACGATTCTTGGACGCCACTTCATGCCGCTTGTGCGGAGGGGTATGCGGATATTGTTGC GTTTCTCTTAGAAAAAGGTGCAGATAAGACAATATTGACGGAAGAAGGTGAAAGACCACTTGATCTCGTAGAACCGTCTGATCTAGAGACCATCCGGGTAATGCTGGGAAATGTTCAGCCGTGTGATAATGACCAATCAGATGACGACACGCTAGAACAAGATGGTGTTACTACTTCCGTTTCCGGATGA